A DNA window from Brassica napus cultivar Da-Ae chromosome C1, Da-Ae, whole genome shotgun sequence contains the following coding sequences:
- the LOC106374416 gene encoding phospholipase A1-Ibeta2, chloroplastic-like has translation MQILTPNTDLFHTQRKLFTCSTITSTLIPTKPLSVSTARKTNREHLRNLENVLKTSSTSTDNHDNNVSSRQVKTTTSTSTLLGGLSLARIWPHMKAAVDEMSPRNLKRLQRLLSKSSEERSPKNKLGSNWRELHGSNNWAGLLDPLDENLRRELVRYGEFVQASYHAFHSDPEGSPRDIALPDGSFKATKSLYATSSVRLPKWIDDVAPDLRWMTKPTSWVGYVAVCDDPREIRRMGRREIVIALRGTATLLEWSENFRPNLVSMPEPKPDPSDPTRPKVECGFNSLYTTASQHAPSLAESLVGEICRLVDLYAGEELSISVTGHSLGAAIALLAADDIAERVPNAPPVSVFSFGGPRVGNREFADRLVSKGVKVLRVVNSQDVVTKVPGIFSDNDNNKQGQNRIMEMVERNNPWAYSHVGAELRLDMKMSPYLKPNADVACCHDLEAYLHLVDGFLASNCPFRANAKRSLRKLLDEQRSNVKVLYTGKSLRLNRDSIVDNGDVLPSPSS, from the coding sequence ATGCAGATACTTACGCCTAACACCGACTTATTCCACACACAACGTAAACTTTTTACATGCAGTACCATAACCTCGACGTTGATCCCAACGAAGCCACTATCCGTTTCTACGGCACGGAAAACAAATAGAGAACATCTCAGAAACCTTGAGAACGTTCTTAAAACCTCCTCAACCTCTACAGATAATCACGACAATAATGTATCTTCTCGTCAAGTTAAGACGACAACGTCAACGTCGACGTTACTAGGAGGTTTGAGTTTGGCGAGAATCTGGCCTCATATGAAAGCCGCCGTTGACGAAATGTCTCCGAGGAATCTAAAGCGGCTTCAAAGACTTCTCTCAAAATCATCGGAGGAGCGTTCGCCTAAGAATAAACTCGGGTCTAACTGGCGAGAGCTACACGGGTCCAATAACTGGGCCGGGTTGCTTGATCCTCTAGACGAGAATCTCCGGCGAGAGCTTGTCCGTTACGGTGAGTTTGTGCAGGCGTCTTATCACGCGTTTCACTCGGACCCGGAAGGCTCGCCGAGAGACATCGCGTTACCAGATGGATCATTTAAAGCGACGAAGAGTCTTTACGCCACGTCATCGGTTCGTTTACCTAAATGGATCGATGACGTGGCTCCTGATCTGAGGTGGATGACTAAACCGACTAGCTGGGTTGGGTACGTGGCTGTCTGTGATGATCCGAGGGAGATCCGACGGATGGGGAGGAGAGAGATCGTCATCGCGCTACGAGGAACCGCCACGTTGCTCGAGTGGTCAGAGAATTTCAGACCGAATCTGGTTTCCATGCCTGAGCCAAAACCCGATCCATCCGACCCGACCCGACCTAAAGTTGAATGCGGGTTCAATAGCCTCTACACGACCGCTAGCCAACACGCGCCGAGTCTCGCCGAGTCGCTGGTCGGAGAAATCTGCCGGCTTGTGGATCTCTACGCCGGAGAAGAGCTGAGCATTAGCGTCACCGGACACAGCCTCGGTGCCGCCATCGCTCTCCTCGCAGCCGACGATATCGCCGAGCGTGTCCCCAACGCGCCTCCGGTGTCGGTTTTCTCGTTCGGCGGGCCTCGTGTAGGGAACAGAGAGTTCGCTGACCGGCTAGTATCCAAGGGAGTGAAAGTCCTCCGCGTTGTGAACAGCCAGGACGTGGTGACGAAAGTTCCAGGGATATTCTCCGACAACGATAATAACAAGCAGGGGCAGAATCGTATCATGGAGATGGTGGAGAGGAACAATCCATGGGCTTACTCGCACGTGGGAGCTGAGCTGCGCCTGGACATGAAGATGTCTCCGTACTTGAAACCTAACGCTGACGTGGCGTGCTGTCATGACCTGGAGGCGTACTTGCACTTAGTCGACGGGTTTTTGGCTTCGAACTGTCCGTTTCGGGCAAACGCGAAAAGGAGTTTGAGGAAGCTGTTGGATGAGCAACGGTCTAACGTCAAGGTTTTGTACACTGGAAAGTCTTTGAGACTCAACCGTGATAGTATTGTCGATAATGGAGATGTTTTGCCTAGTCCGTCATCGTGA
- the LOC106375898 gene encoding uncharacterized protein LOC106375898, translating to MQRNIRGPPKNLTEKVSIDDSNPEKQVSIGSELPLETKKELVEFLKQNIKTFAWTTSDMKGIDANVTTHKLNVDPTFKPIKQKRRKLGLEKAQAVNDEVDRLTKAGSIREVQYPDWLANPVVVKKKNGKWRICVDFTDLNKACPKDSFPLPHIDRLVEATAGHQLLSFMDAFSGYNQIMMDPEDQEKTAFITERGTYCYKVMPFGLKNAGATYQRLVNKMFAGQLGKTMEVYIDDMLVKSSKGEDHISHLRECFEILNKYDMKLNPAKCTFGVPSGEFLGYLVTERGIEANPKQIATFLEMPSPKTTREVQRLTGRIAALNRFISRSTDKCLPFYKLLKNNKKFLWDEKCEEAFKQLKAYLSEPPILSKPVVGEPLYLYLAVSAAAVSGVLVREEQNEQRPVYYTSKSLIDAETRYPTMEKLALAVVTAARKLRPYFQSHSIIVMTSQPLRTILHSPSQSGRLAKWAIELSEYDIEYRPRAAAKAQVLADFVIELASEHLDQETEVPKWSLYVDGASSRQGSGVGLRLTSSAGETIEQSYRLGFNASNNEAEYEALIAGLKLALSLGIRELNAYSDSQLVASQFHGEYETRDERMGAYLEVVLNLTKQFDKFELTRIPRGENSSADALAALASTSDPLVKRIIPVEGIEKPSIDIATKAEMDSKPKEKIEDNSLPTVATQVFTTFWFPKTRTRSFRKHTSRKATQNPENNDKSEGTHRSSDSLEPNSTSTSGGTIQTSEPLVYKVQTRSRTALKNASRNATQTTGDNEEIGDIPQNLEPTPTNISGGTTAPGPEQESPSSLHNKVVGREDWRIPIMDYILEGKIPPNKWEARKLKALAARYCIIESALHKRSVSGPYLKCVHGLVAMKLMKEMHDGSCGNHSGGRALAIRIKRQGYFWPTIIADCEVYSSSCDKCQRHAPIIHQPAEKLSNISAPYPFMRWSMDIIGPLVPSGKGKKLLNLLVLTDYFTKWIEAEAFQQINRFEVEGFVWKNIVCRHGVPYEIVTDNGGQFISHDFKSFCDKWNIRLTFSSPRRPQGNGQAEAANKSVLANLKKRLGAQKELWSEKLPEVLWACRTTPRKATEETPFSLAYGMEAVVPAETTAGSLRRELCTSNPAANNQLLMDSLDLIEERRDQALLRIQNYQQAMARHYNSKVRPRQFAVGDLVLRKVFEGTKEPGAGKLGTNWEGPYRIIHIVRPGVYKLQKVRTGVPEIRSWNATNLKRYYH from the coding sequence ATGCAACGAAATATCCGAGGTCCCCCTAAGAACCTCACCGAAAAAGTTAGCATCGACGACTCAAATCCTGAGAAACAGGTGAGCATCGGATCCGAGCTACCTCTCGAAACCAAAAAGGAGCTCGTCGAATTCCTAAAACAGAATATCAAAACCTTTGCATGGACCACCAGCGACATGAAAGGCATAGATGCAAATGTCACCACTCATAAGCTCAATGTAGACCCTACTTTTAAACCGATCAAACAGAAACGTCGTAagctaggtctagaaaaagccCAAGCTGTCAACGACGAGGTCGATCGACTAACAAAGGCCGGGTCCATCCGAGAGGTACAATACCCCGATTGGCTAGCTAACCCAGTGGtagtaaaaaagaagaatgggAAATGGAGAATCTGTGTAGACTTCACCGATTTAAACAAAGCCTGTCCTAAGGACAGCTTCCCGTTACCTCATATCGATCGTTTGGTCGAAGCAACGGCTGGACACCAGCTCTTGTCCTTTATGGATGCCTTTTCAGGatataaccagattatgatggaTCCTGAGGATCAAGAGAAAACCGCATTCATAACTGAACGAGGAACCTATTGTTACAAGGTCATGCCGTTTGGTTTGAAAAACGCGGGAGCTACCTATCAAAGgttagtaaataaaatgttcgctggacaactcggaaaaaccatggaagtctacatcgacgacatgttagTCAAATCCTCAAAGGGGGAGGACCACATCTCCCATCTAAGAGAATGTTTCGAAATCCTCAACAAATACGACATGAAGCTAAACCCAGCTAAGTGTACCTTCGGAGTACCTTCCGGCGAATTCCTAGGTTACCTCGTAACCGAAAGAGGCATCGAAGCCAACCCGAAACAAATAGCGACATTCCTGGAAATGCCATCACCTAAAACGACCAGAGAGGTACAAAGATTGACCGGACGGATCGCAGCACTAAATCGATTCATCTCCAGGTCCACCGATAAATGCCTTCCATTCTATAAACTtctgaaaaataataagaagttCTTATGGGATGAAAAGTGCGAAGAAGCCTTCAAACAGCTGAAGGCTTACCTCTCGGAACCTCCGATACTATCCAAACCTGTAGTAGGAGAACCACTGTACCTGTACCTCGCCGTGTCGGCAGCTGCAGTCAGCGGAGtgctagtacgagaggaacaaaACGAACAGAGACCTGTCTATTATACTAGCAAAAGCTTAATAGACGCCGAGACGAGATATCCCACCATGGAAAAACTAGCCCTAGCAGTCGTGACAGCTGCCAGGAAGCTGCGACCTTATTTCCAATCGCACTCGATCATCGTAATGACCTCACAACCATTACGgacgattctgcatagcccTAGCCAATCCGGACGATTAGCCAAATGGGCTATAGAGCTCAGCGAGTACGACATCGAGTACAGACCCCGAGCAGCAGCAAAAGCTCAGGTCCTCGCCGATTTCGTTATTGAGCTAGCATCCGAACATCTAGACCAGGAAACAGAGGTTCCGAAATGGAGCCTATACGTGGACGGAGCCTCGTCAAGGCAAGGCTCCGGTGTCGGTTTAAGACTAACCTCCTCAGCCGGAGAAACCATCGAACAATCCTATAGACTTGGATTTAACGCTTCCAACAACGAGGCCGAGTACGAAGCACTAATCGCTGGATTAAAGCTCGCCCTGAGCCTCGGAATTCGGGAGCTAAACGCCTACAGCGACTCGCAGCTGGTAGCTAGCCAGTTTCACGGGGAATACGAAACAAGGGACGAAAGAATGGGGGCATACCTCGAGGTCGTCCTAAACCTCACAAAGCAGTTTGACAAGTTCGAGCTAACGAGGATCCCACGAGGGGAGAACTCCTCAGCAGACGCGCTCGCCGCATTAGCTTCCACATCCGACCCTCTCGTAAAACGAATTATACCCGTGGAAGGAATCGAGAAGCCAAGTATCGACATAGCTACCAAGGCTGAGATGGATAGCAAAccaaaggaaaaaatagaggatAACAGCCTCCCGACGGTAGCTACCCAAGTTTTCACGACATTCTGGTTCCCGAAAACTAGAACACGCAGCTTTAGAAAGCACACCTCCAGGAAAGCAACCCAGAACCCGGAAAACAACGACAAAAGTGAAGGTACTCACCGAAGTTCAGACTCCCTAGAGCCTAACTCTACGAGTACCTCCGGGGGCACCATCCAGACCTCGGAGCCACTTGTCTATAAAGTCCAAACAAGAAGCCGCACCGCTCTTAAAAACGCATCTAGGAACGCTACACAAACCACAGGGGATAACGAGGAAATTGGAGATATTCCTCAGAACCTAGAACCTACTCCAACGAATATCTCCGGGGGCACCACGGCACCAGGTCCCGAACAGGAATCTCCCTCCtctcttcacaacaaagttgtaGGGAGAGAAGACTGGAGAATACCGATCATGGATTACATCCTAGAGGGAAAAATTCCACCCAACAAGTGGGAGGCTCGAAAACTCAAAGCTTTAGCAGCAAGATACTGTATAATCGAGTCAGCCCTCCACAAACGAAGTGTCTCCGGACCTTACCTAAAATGCGTTCACGGCCTAGTAGCTATGAAACTCATGAAGGAAATGCACGACGGTTCCTGTGGAAACCATTCCGGAGGCAGAGCCTTAGCCATCCGAATAAAAAGACAAGGCTACTTCTGGCCTACCATTATCGCAGATTGTGAGGTCTACTCCTCATCGTGCgacaaatgccaaaggcatgcaccGATCATACACCAACCAGCGGAAAAGCTGTCTAACATATCAGCTCCCTACCCATTCATGAGGTGGTCTATGGACATTATAGGTCCATTAGTACCTTCAGGGAAAGGAAAGAAGTTACTAAACCTCCTGGTCCTAACCGACTACTTCACGAAATGGATTGAAGCTGAAGCTTTCCAACAAATAAACAGATTCGAGGTCGAAGGATTTGTTTGGAAAAACATCGTATGCAGGCATGGCGTCccatacgaaatcgtaaccgacaaTGGAGGACAGTTCATATCCCACGACTTCAAAAGTTTCTGCGATAAATGGAACATCCGCCTCACCTTCTCATCACCTCGGCGACCTCAAGGGAACGGACAGGCGGAGGCTGCCAACAAATCAGTTTTAGCAAACCTCAAGAAACGCCTAGGAGCCCAAAAGGAGCTTTGGTCGGAAAAACTACCCGAAGTACTATGGGCCTGCCGAACCACCCCACGAAAAGCTACAGAGGAAACTCCCTTCTCCTTAGCTTATGGGATGGAAGCTGTCGTCCCAGCAGAAACCACCGCAGGTAGCCTCAGACGGGAGCTCTGCACCTCAAATCCCGCAGCTAATAACCAGCTCCTGATGGATAGCCTCGACTTGATCGAGGAAAGACGAGACCAAGCCTTGCTTCGCATTCAAAATTATCAGCAAGCAATGGCACGACACTACAATTCCAAAGTAAGGCCCCGACAGTTCGCCGTAGGGGACCTAGTGCTTAGGAAAGTGTTCGAAGGAACAAAGGAACCGGGAGCTGGAAAGTTAGGaaccaactgggaaggaccctaccgAATTATCCACATAGTACGACCCGGAGTTTACAAACTCCAGAAGGTACGAACCGGGGTACCTGAAATCCGATCGTGGAATGCCACGAACCTCAAAAGATACTATCATTAG